Proteins from a single region of Pseudomonas quebecensis:
- a CDS encoding aldehyde dehydrogenase family protein, giving the protein MHAVTSQTHALSINPATGETVGSYPYETAAQLDAALDRATAAFRTWRRQPVGQRAELLLALATALRDQAEAMAQMITLEMGKPIAQARAEIEKCAQLSEWYAAHGPAMLAPEPTLVDNGTAHIEYRPLGPILAVMPWNFPVWQVLRGAVPTLLAGNTYVLKHAPNVMGSAYLIKAAFQQAGFLDGAFEVINVTQDGVSTAIADPRVAAVTLTGSVRAGMAIGSQAGAALKKCVLELGGSDPFIVLNDADLDAAVQAAVIGRFQNSGQVCAAAKRLIIEEGVAQAFTAKFVEASRALAMGDPTATSTYIGPMARFDLRDELHGQVQATLNEGATLLLGGDKVEGTGNYYQPTVLADVTDQMTSFKQELFGPVASIITARDANHAVALANDSEFGLTASIFTEDPAKARQIADQLETGGIFVNAFSVSDPRVAFGGVKKSGFGRELSHFGVREFCNAQTVWLDRK; this is encoded by the coding sequence ATGCACGCAGTTACCTCTCAGACCCACGCCCTCTCGATTAACCCGGCCACCGGCGAAACCGTCGGCAGCTACCCCTATGAAACGGCGGCGCAGTTGGACGCCGCTCTGGACCGCGCCACCGCCGCGTTCCGCACTTGGCGCCGCCAGCCGGTCGGCCAGCGTGCCGAGCTGCTGCTGGCCCTGGCCACCGCTCTGCGCGATCAGGCCGAAGCCATGGCGCAGATGATCACCCTCGAAATGGGCAAACCCATTGCACAGGCCCGTGCCGAAATCGAAAAATGCGCCCAGCTCAGCGAGTGGTACGCCGCCCATGGCCCGGCCATGCTCGCCCCGGAACCGACCCTGGTGGACAACGGCACGGCCCACATCGAGTACCGCCCGCTGGGCCCGATCCTTGCCGTGATGCCCTGGAACTTCCCAGTCTGGCAGGTGCTGCGCGGCGCCGTGCCGACCCTGCTCGCCGGCAACACCTACGTGCTCAAGCACGCACCGAATGTGATGGGCAGCGCCTACCTGATCAAAGCCGCGTTCCAACAAGCTGGTTTCCTTGATGGCGCGTTCGAAGTGATCAACGTGACCCAGGACGGTGTGTCCACCGCGATTGCCGATCCCCGTGTCGCCGCCGTTACCCTCACCGGCAGCGTGCGGGCCGGCATGGCCATTGGCTCGCAGGCCGGCGCCGCGCTGAAAAAATGTGTGCTGGAACTGGGCGGCTCCGACCCGTTTATCGTGCTCAACGACGCCGACCTCGACGCCGCCGTGCAGGCCGCCGTCATCGGCCGCTTCCAGAACAGCGGCCAGGTTTGCGCCGCCGCCAAGCGCCTGATCATAGAAGAAGGCGTGGCGCAGGCATTTACCGCCAAGTTCGTCGAAGCCAGTCGTGCCCTGGCCATGGGCGACCCGACCGCCACCAGCACTTACATCGGCCCGATGGCGCGCTTCGACCTGCGCGACGAATTGCATGGGCAAGTCCAGGCGACCTTGAACGAGGGCGCTACCCTGCTGCTGGGCGGCGACAAAGTTGAGGGAACCGGCAACTATTATCAGCCGACGGTCCTGGCGGACGTGACCGATCAGATGACCTCTTTCAAACAAGAACTGTTCGGCCCGGTAGCCTCGATCATCACTGCCCGCGATGCCAACCACGCCGTGGCCCTGGCCAATGACAGCGAGTTCGGCCTCACCGCCAGCATTTTCACCGAGGATCCGGCCAAGGCACGCCAGATCGCCGACCAACTGGAGACTGGCGGTATCTTCGTCAATGCGTTCAGCGTTTCCGATCCGCGCGTCGCTTTTGGCGGTGTGAAAAAGAGCGGGTTCGGCCGTGAGTTGTCGCACTTTGGCGTGCGGGAATTCTGCAATGCACAGACGGTGTGGCTGGATCGCAAGTAG
- the ptrR gene encoding putrescine utilization regulator PtrR, translated as MDLVQLEIFKAVAEQGSISAAAQLIHRVPSNLTTRIKQLEQDLGVELFIREKSRLRLSPAGWNFLGYARRILDLVQEARATVAGEEPQGAFALGALESTAAVRIPALLAAYNQKHTKVELDLSTGPSGTMIEGVLSGRLTAAFVDGPVLHSTLEGVAVFEEEMVVIAPLHHAPIRRGQDVNGENIYTFRSNCSYRHHFERWFSQDGSVPGKIFEIESYHGMLACVSAGAGLALMPRSMLESMPGSAAVSVWPLADTFRVLNTWLIWRRGTVSQTLNSFVKLLEERSLAVA; from the coding sequence TTGGATCTGGTGCAGTTGGAAATTTTCAAGGCCGTTGCCGAGCAGGGCAGTATCAGCGCTGCCGCGCAGTTGATCCATCGGGTGCCGTCGAACCTGACCACGCGCATCAAGCAGTTGGAGCAGGACCTGGGCGTCGAGTTGTTTATCCGCGAGAAGAGCCGTTTGCGCCTGTCGCCGGCCGGGTGGAATTTCCTCGGTTATGCGCGGCGCATCCTCGATCTGGTGCAGGAAGCCCGTGCCACGGTGGCGGGCGAGGAGCCCCAGGGCGCGTTTGCCCTGGGCGCGCTGGAAAGCACGGCGGCGGTGCGCATCCCGGCGTTGTTGGCGGCCTATAACCAGAAGCACACCAAGGTTGAGTTGGACTTGAGCACCGGGCCTTCGGGCACCATGATCGAAGGCGTGCTGTCGGGGCGCCTGACGGCCGCGTTTGTCGACGGGCCGGTGCTGCACTCGACCCTGGAAGGTGTGGCGGTGTTCGAGGAAGAGATGGTGGTGATCGCGCCGTTGCACCATGCGCCGATCAGGCGAGGGCAGGATGTGAATGGCGAGAACATTTACACGTTTCGCTCCAATTGCTCTTACCGGCATCACTTTGAGCGCTGGTTTTCCCAGGATGGCTCGGTGCCGGGCAAAATCTTCGAAATCGAGTCGTACCACGGCATGTTGGCGTGCGTCAGTGCGGGCGCCGGGCTGGCATTGATGCCGCGCAGCATGCTGGAAAGCATGCCGGGGTCGGCGGCGGTGAGTGTTTGGCCGCTGGCTGATACCTTTCGCGTATTGAATACCTGGTTGATCTGGCGGCGCGGCACGGTGTCGCAGACTTTGAACAGTTTTGTGAAGCTGCTGGAGGAGCGCAGCCTGGCTGTCGCCTGA
- a CDS encoding amino acid aminotransferase, with translation MSLFSAVEMAPRDPILGLNEAFNADTRTTKVNLGVGVYCNEEGKIPLLRAVAEAEASRVAQHAARGYLPIDGIAAYDKAVQTLLFGQASPLLSAERVVTVQAVGGTGALKIGADFLKQLLPDAVVAISDPSWENHRALFETAGFPVQNYRYYDAATHDVNRAGLFEDLNALPPQSIVVLHACCHNPTGVDLSPTDWQKVLDVVKAKNLVPFLDMAYQGFGDGIDEDAAAVRLFAESGLTFFVSSSFSKSFSLYGERVGALSIVSESKEESARILSQVKRVIRTNYSNPPTHGAAIVAAVLNNPELRAQWEAELAEMRLRIRGMREQMVAELAKAAPGHDFSFVGRQRGMFSYSGLTVEQVTRLRTEFGIYALDTGRICVAALNQANIDAVTKAIVQVL, from the coding sequence ATGAGCCTGTTCTCCGCTGTCGAAATGGCACCACGCGATCCTATCCTGGGCCTCAACGAAGCATTCAACGCCGACACCCGAACCACCAAGGTCAACCTTGGCGTGGGCGTTTACTGCAACGAGGAGGGGAAGATTCCACTCTTGCGTGCCGTTGCCGAAGCGGAAGCCAGTCGTGTGGCGCAGCATGCCGCTCGTGGTTACCTGCCGATCGATGGCATCGCCGCCTACGACAAGGCCGTGCAAACCCTGCTGTTCGGTCAAGCGTCGCCACTGCTCAGCGCTGAGCGGGTAGTCACCGTGCAAGCCGTTGGCGGCACCGGCGCGCTGAAGATCGGCGCGGACTTCCTCAAGCAGCTGCTGCCTGACGCCGTGGTGGCCATCAGCGACCCGAGCTGGGAAAACCACCGCGCGCTGTTCGAAACCGCCGGTTTCCCGGTGCAGAACTATCGCTACTACGATGCCGCCACCCACGACGTAAACCGTGCCGGCCTGTTCGAAGACCTCAACGCCCTGCCGCCGCAGTCCATCGTGGTGCTGCACGCCTGCTGTCACAACCCGACCGGCGTCGACCTGAGCCCGACCGACTGGCAAAAAGTCCTGGACGTGGTCAAGGCCAAAAACCTGGTGCCGTTCCTCGACATGGCCTATCAAGGCTTTGGCGATGGCATCGACGAAGACGCCGCCGCCGTGCGCCTGTTCGCCGAGTCGGGCCTGACCTTCTTTGTGTCCAGCTCGTTCTCCAAGTCGTTCTCGCTGTATGGCGAGCGCGTGGGCGCGCTGTCGATCGTCAGCGAATCCAAGGAAGAAAGCGCGCGCATCCTGTCCCAGGTCAAGCGCGTAATCCGCACCAACTATTCCAACCCACCGACCCACGGCGCGGCCATCGTCGCGGCGGTACTCAACAACCCGGAGCTGCGTGCTCAGTGGGAAGCCGAACTGGCTGAAATGCGCCTGCGCATCCGGGGCATGCGCGAGCAGATGGTCGCCGAACTGGCCAAAGCCGCCCCGGGCCACGACTTCAGCTTCGTCGGCCGCCAGCGCGGGATGTTCTCCTACTCCGGCCTGACCGTGGAGCAAGTCACCCGCCTGCGCACCGAGTTCGGCATCTACGCGTTGGATACCGGGCGCATCTGCGTGGCAGCGTTGAACCAGGCCAACATCGATGCGGTCACAAAGGCAATCGTTCAGGTCCTGTAA